One window of the Cryptomeria japonica chromosome 7, Sugi_1.0, whole genome shotgun sequence genome contains the following:
- the LOC131856709 gene encoding putative UPF0481 protein At3g02645 — MELMKADEVKLDQHLWLIQIKEGLQFQDEEEEEKELCVSVFGVPKELLTVKPEAYIPQCVSIGPYHHWRSQLFEMERYKIAAAKRFERTITGKFEAVVEEMKKYDLQIRNCYQKFLDYREEVLAWLMALDASFVLECMQFYVKRADRTSSQESSQVMRLGRVLDRTCRSATHNSIMRDLMMLENQLPLFLLQKLLEMQLGCQDKAEERLSNLVSLVCQE, encoded by the coding sequence ATGGAATTAATGAAAGCAGATGAAGTAAAGTTGGATCAACATCTCTGGCTTATTCAAATCAAGGAAGGCCTGCAATTtcaggatgaggaagaagaagaaaaggagttATGTGTATCCGTTTTTGGTGTGCCCAAGGAGCTGTTGACAGTAAAGCCAGAAGCATATATTCCGCAGTGCGTCTCCATTGGACCTTATCACCATTGGAGGTCCCAACTGTTCGAAATGGAGAGATACAAAATAGCTGCTGCGAAAAGATTTGAGAGGACGATAACCGGTAAGTTCGAAGCTGTAGTGGAAGAGATGAAGAAGTACGACTTGCAAATCAGGAACTGCTACCAGAAATTTCTTGACTACAGGGAGGAAGTCCTTGCATGGCTCATGGCTCTGGACGCGTCGTTCGTGCTCGAGTGCATGCAGTTCTACGTGAAACGAGCGGATCGCACTTCTTCGCAAGAGTCATCCCAGGTGATGCGATTAGGCAGAGTTTTAGATAGAACTTGCAGAAGTGCAACCCACAATTCAATTATGAGAGATCTGATGATGCTCGAGAATCAGTTACCTTTGTTCCTCTTGCAGAAGCTGCTAGAAATGCAGTTGGGTTGTCAAGATAAGGCGGAAGAAAGGCTCTCCAATCTGGTGAGTCTTGTCTGTCAAGAATGA
- the LOC131047254 gene encoding putative UPF0481 protein At3g02645, protein MRDSSRLCIKERGHILEVLYYSIVPAAGMDDTISKKNDDENVSLPDSTCITRGLKALWNVLSSLKISLVQLLLALSERVLKGRPVQLVTQMSTNLVSAFETLSIKRKDEKDEETDEERGYSTVEIPPTCDELEIPSVAELYSAGVTFRPTEGDLTTIRFDKTSATLYLPKLRLDSNTEVVLRNLLAFETSAAPGALIFTRYTDFMNGIIDTVEDVRLLRKSGIIYNHLADDGKVASLWNGMGKCVQLTRVKYLDQVIADVNRHYNNRWSVAAKKYVNKYIFRSWQLLTVLAAGILLLLTCFQAFCSVYDCKRWWSDSNILQD, encoded by the coding sequence ATGCGGGATAGTTCAAGGCTGTGCATAAAAGAGAGGGGTCACATATTGGAGGTGCTATACTACTCTATTGTCCCTGCAGCAGGAATGGACGATACCATTTCTAAGAAGAATGATGACGAGAATGTCTCTTTGCCGGACTCAACCTGCATAACGCGTGGTCTGAAAGCTTTATGGAACGTTCTCTCCTCGTTAAAAATCAGTCTTGTTCAACTCTTGTTGGCACTCTCTGAGCGTGTCTTAAAAGGGAGGCCTGTCCAGTTGGTGACGCAGATGTCCACAAATCTTGTCTCTGCTTTTGAAACTCTATCCATTAAGCGCAAAGATGAAAAGGATGAGGAAACAGATGAGGAGAGAGGATATTCGACAGTGGAAATTCCTCCAACATGTGACGAACTAGAAATTCCCTCGGTCGCCGAATTATACTCAGCAGGAGTAACATTCCGTCCAACCGAGGGAGACCTTACCACAATTCGCTTCGACAAGACCAGTGCAACTCTTTATCTTCCGAAATTGAGGTTGGATTCCAACACAGAAGTAGTTCTCAGAAATCTGCTGGCTTTCGAAACTTCGGCGGCTCCTGGCGCTTTGATCTTCACTCGCTACACTGATTTCATGAACGGCATCATCGACACAGTCGAAGATGTTCGGCTGCTGCGAAAGAGCGGTATTATCTACAATCACCTGGCAGACGACGGAAAAGTCGCAAGCCTGTGGAACGGCATGGGTAAATGCGTCCAATTGACGCGAGTTAAATATTTGGACCAAGTTATAGCGGATGTGAACAGGCATTATAATAACAGATGGAGCGTTGCTGCGAAGAAGTATGTAAACAAATACATATTTCGTTCATGGCAGCTCCTCACTGTGTTGGCCGCGGGGATACTTCTGCTTCTGACTTGCTTCCAGGCTTTTTGTTCTGTGTATGACTGTAAGCGTTGGTGGAGCGACAGTAATATTTTGCAGGACTAA
- the LOC131047255 gene encoding putative UPF0481 protein At3g02645, whose product MDTTQSAKYRPETLDIGIEMLFKLSQGLQFHDEQEEENDICVSVFSVPNELLAVKPEAYIPQCVSIGPYHHWRSQLFEMDRYKVATAPRFEKTITGKFEAVVEEVKKYDWQIRNCYQKFLDYKEEPLAWLMALDASFLLDCLQYYVKRADRISSQVATHNAIMRDLMMLENQLPLFLLQKLLEMQLGSEDNAEERLCNLVTLVCQELSPFMLRKRDSSRLYIKERGHILEALYYSIVSLPESTCLRRALKALWKALSSLKTSLVQVFSALSERVFSGRPVQLVTQLSTNLVSAFETLSIKCKDVETDEERAYSSVETPPTRDELEIPSVSELYSAGVTLRPTEGDLTRIRFDQTSATLYLPKVRLDSNTEVVLRNLVAFEASASPGDLIFTRSTDFMNGIIDTVNDVQLLRKSGIIYNHLEDEGKVASLWNGLGKCVKLTQVKYLDQVIADVNKHYNNRWNVAAKKYVNKYIFGSLQLLTVLATGILLLLTCFQAFCSVYDCKRWWSQSNLLQD is encoded by the exons ATGGACACAACACAAAGTGCCAAATATCGACCAGAAACACTTGATATAGGTATAGAAATGCTTTTCAAACTCTCG CAAGGCCTGCAATTTCATGACGAGCAAGAAGAAGAAAACGACATTTGTGTATCCGTCTTCAGTGTTCCCAACGAGCTGTTGGCAGTGAAGCCAGAAGCATATATTCCGCAGTGCGTCTCCATTGGACCATATCACCATTGGAGATCCCAACTGTTCGAAATGGACAGATACAAAGTAGCTACTGCGCCAAGATTTGAGAAGACCATAACCGGTAAATTCGAAGCTGTAGTGGAAGAGGTGAAGAAGTACGATTGGCAAATCAGGAACTGCTACCAGAAATTTCTTGACTACAAGGAGGAACCCCTTGCATGGCTCATGGCTCTTGACGCGTCGTTCCTGCTCGACTGCTTGCAGTACTACGTCAAACGAGCGGATCGGATTTCTTCGCAAGT TGCAACCCACAACGCAATTATGAGAGATCTGATGATGCTCGAGAATCAGTTACCTTTGTTCCTATTACAGAAGCTGCTGGAAATGCAGTTGGGTTCGGAAGATAACGCGGAAGAAAGGCTCTGCAATCTGGTGACTCTCGTCTGTCAAGAATTGTCGCCTTTTATGTTGAGGAAGCGGGATAGTTCAAGGCTGTACATAAAGGAGAGGGGTCACATATTGGAGGCGCTATACTACTCTATTGTCTCTTTGCCGGAATCAACCTGCTTAAGGCGTGCTCTGAAAGCTTTATGGAAGGCTCTCTCGTCGTTAAAAACCAGTCTTGTTCAGGTCTTCTCGGCACTCTCTGAGCGTGTCTTCAGCGGAAGGCCTGTCCAGTTGGTCACGCAGTTGTCCACGAATCTTGTCTCTGCTTTTGAAACTCTATCAATTAAGTGCAAAGATGTTGAAACAGATGAGGAGAGAGCATATTCCTCAGTGGAAACTCCTCCAACACGCGACGAACTAGAAATTCCCTCGGTCTCCGAATTATACTCAGCAGGAGTAACACTGCGTCCGACCGAGGGAGATCTTACCAGAATTCGCTTCGACCAGACCAGTGCAACTCTTTATCTTCCCAAAGTGAGGTTGGATTCCAACACCGAAGTAGTTCTCAGAAATTTGGTGGCTTTCGAAGCTTCCGCGTCTCCTGGTGATTTGATCTTCACTCGCTCCACTGATTTCATGAACGGTATCATCGACACAGTCAATGATGTTCAGCTACTAAGAAAGAGCGGGATTATCTACAATCACCTGGAAGACGAGGGGAAAGTGGCAAGCCTGTGGAACGGCTTGGGTAAATGCGTCAAATTGACGCAAGTTAAATATTTGGACCAAGTTATAGCGGACGTCAACAAGCATTATAACAACAGATGGAACGTTGCTGCGAAGAAGTATGTAAACAAATACATATTTGGTTCATTGCAGCTCTTGACAGTTCTGGCCACGGGGATACTTCTGCTTCTGACTTGCTTCCAGGCTTTTTGTTCTGTGTATGACTGTAAGCGTTGGTGGAGCCAAAGTAATCTTTTGCAGGACTAA